Proteins encoded in a region of the Polynucleobacter antarcticus genome:
- the dnaB gene encoding replicative DNA helicase: protein MAESRPRTLTPNPGMMGSGDAALQALKVPPHSVEAEQSLLGGLLIDNAAWDRLGGVLSDKDFYRPEHALIYKVIQRLVGDNHPADVITVHEAVKSEQGGDLVGIDYLNSLAQSTPSAANIKGYADIVRDRSILRRLIEVSDNIVNSAFVPEGRSVRTLLDEAESRILQIGEEGSRKADYLEIEPLLKTVVARIDELYNRQGGSDITGIATGFIDLDKQTSGLQKGDLVIVAGRPSMGKAQPLDAKVKTVDGWKRMGDLRFGDRLASVDGQHSMVTGVYPQGTKEIYKVTFSDGREAECCDEHLWRVMYRDWSEARVISTKRLIEMLACVRYKNRLWIDPVSGDFGHSEKLPINPWVLGALLGDGTLALSHKSVMFSTKSPELVDRMNALAGYEMELVHANAYDWRLVSKSRIAANGARVSVPTNYFRSTLHELGVLGCRSFEKFIPTQYLEADKASRLALFQGLMDTDGWIEKWGSIRYCTVSEQLGKDIASLARSLGGFCSIAHKQSSYTYLGEKKQGRLAYVLNMSFPAGFDAFTLTEKKARLRTHWDRQRRLTFKSIEPSRVTSAQCISVSHPSRTYITNDYVVTHNTAFALNIAENVALAEGLPVVVFSMEMSGEQLASRLLGSVGRVDQSRMRTGKLQDDEWPRVTDAIARLSNTQILIDETGALSSLELRARARRIARNFGGTLGLVVIDYLQLMSGSGSENRATEISEISRSLKSLAKELQCPVVALSQLNRGLEQRPNKRPIMSDLRESGAIEQDADLIMFIYRDEVYHPDTTTDKGMAEIIIGKQRNGPIGTVRLSWQGPYTKFDNLAMGSVGYSSGGYEPF, encoded by the coding sequence ATGGCTGAATCCCGTCCTCGTACCCTTACGCCAAATCCCGGCATGATGGGTTCTGGGGACGCAGCCTTGCAGGCCTTAAAAGTACCACCCCATTCTGTAGAAGCCGAGCAATCTTTGCTCGGCGGTCTGCTGATTGATAACGCAGCTTGGGATCGCCTAGGCGGTGTGTTATCAGACAAAGACTTCTATCGTCCTGAACATGCGCTGATCTATAAGGTCATCCAGCGTTTAGTGGGCGACAATCATCCCGCTGATGTCATTACCGTTCATGAGGCCGTCAAGTCCGAACAGGGCGGTGATTTAGTGGGTATTGACTACCTGAATTCTTTAGCGCAGAGCACTCCAAGTGCAGCGAACATTAAAGGCTATGCCGATATCGTTCGTGACCGTAGTATTTTGCGTCGCTTGATCGAGGTATCTGACAACATTGTGAATTCTGCTTTTGTACCTGAGGGTCGTTCAGTTAGAACCCTATTGGATGAAGCGGAATCTCGGATTTTACAAATCGGTGAAGAAGGTAGTCGCAAAGCAGACTATCTTGAGATTGAACCTCTTTTAAAAACAGTAGTGGCAAGAATTGATGAACTCTACAACCGCCAAGGCGGGAGTGATATTACTGGTATTGCCACAGGCTTTATTGATTTAGATAAACAAACGAGTGGCCTGCAAAAAGGTGATCTAGTCATTGTGGCTGGAAGACCATCGATGGGTAAAGCGCAGCCTCTAGATGCCAAAGTAAAAACAGTCGATGGTTGGAAGCGTATGGGAGACCTCCGTTTTGGTGATCGCTTAGCTTCAGTGGATGGCCAACATTCTATGGTCACGGGAGTTTATCCTCAGGGCACTAAAGAAATATACAAAGTTACTTTTTCTGATGGGCGCGAAGCCGAATGTTGCGACGAGCATTTATGGCGCGTGATGTACCGTGATTGGTCTGAGGCTCGAGTCATCAGTACAAAGCGTTTAATTGAAATGCTGGCCTGCGTGCGTTACAAAAATCGCCTTTGGATTGATCCTGTATCAGGTGACTTTGGACATTCTGAAAAGTTGCCTATTAACCCTTGGGTTTTAGGTGCACTGCTAGGTGATGGAACTCTAGCGTTATCTCATAAAAGTGTGATGTTCTCCACTAAATCTCCTGAGCTTGTAGATCGTATGAATGCGCTCGCTGGCTACGAGATGGAATTAGTTCATGCCAATGCCTACGACTGGAGATTGGTTTCAAAAAGCAGAATTGCCGCAAATGGAGCAAGAGTCTCGGTACCGACAAATTACTTTAGGTCGACACTCCATGAACTAGGGGTGCTAGGTTGCCGTAGCTTTGAAAAATTTATTCCCACTCAGTACCTAGAGGCAGATAAAGCATCTCGCTTAGCTTTATTTCAGGGCCTGATGGATACTGATGGTTGGATTGAGAAGTGGGGCTCTATTCGTTATTGCACTGTTAGCGAGCAATTGGGTAAGGATATAGCTTCATTGGCTAGATCCTTGGGTGGATTTTGCTCAATAGCGCATAAGCAGTCTAGTTATACCTACCTAGGTGAAAAGAAGCAGGGTCGACTAGCCTATGTTTTGAATATGAGTTTTCCCGCAGGTTTCGATGCTTTTACTTTAACCGAGAAAAAAGCCAGACTCAGAACCCATTGGGACCGTCAACGCAGACTCACATTCAAATCTATTGAACCATCAAGAGTCACGAGTGCCCAATGTATTTCTGTAAGTCACCCATCTAGAACCTACATTACAAATGATTATGTAGTGACTCACAACACTGCATTCGCACTCAACATTGCTGAGAACGTTGCTTTGGCAGAAGGATTGCCCGTTGTTGTGTTTTCAATGGAGATGTCGGGTGAGCAACTTGCCTCTCGTTTATTGGGTTCCGTTGGGCGCGTTGATCAAAGTCGCATGCGTACTGGTAAGTTGCAAGATGATGAGTGGCCACGTGTGACTGATGCGATTGCCCGCTTAAGTAATACCCAAATTTTAATTGATGAGACCGGTGCTTTATCCAGCTTAGAGTTGCGTGCAAGAGCACGTCGTATTGCCCGTAACTTCGGCGGCACGCTAGGCCTTGTTGTGATCGATTACTTGCAGTTGATGAGTGGTTCCGGTTCTGAAAACCGGGCTACAGAGATTTCTGAAATATCACGATCACTCAAATCGCTTGCCAAAGAATTGCAGTGTCCTGTAGTTGCCTTGTCACAGTTAAATCGTGGCTTGGAGCAACGGCCTAATAAGCGCCCCATTATGTCTGACTTACGAGAGTCTGGTGCGATCGAGCAGGATGCTGACTTAATTATGTTTATCTATCGTGATGAGGTCTATCACCCCGATACAACGACAGACAAAGGCATGGCAGAGATTATTATCGGCAAGCAGCGTAACGGACCCATTGGTACAGTACGTTTAAGTTGGCAAGGCCCGTATACTAAGTTTGATAATTTAGCGATGGGCTCAGTAGGCTACTCCAGCGGTGGGTATGAGCCGTTCTAA
- the rplI gene encoding 50S ribosomal protein L9, which yields MQIILLEKVINLGNLGDVVRVKDGFARNFLIPQRKARRATEAAIADFAVRRAELEKIAAEKLAAAQAVGIKLKDLVLDIGQKAGVDGRLFGSVTNHDIADALKAKGFVIEKASIRMPTGPLKMVGDHPVAVAVHTDVVADITIRVVGEQA from the coding sequence ATGCAAATCATTCTTTTAGAAAAAGTAATTAACTTGGGCAACCTGGGCGATGTAGTTCGCGTTAAAGACGGCTTCGCTCGTAATTTCCTGATCCCACAACGTAAAGCCCGTCGTGCAACTGAAGCAGCGATTGCTGATTTTGCTGTTCGTCGTGCTGAGTTGGAAAAAATAGCTGCTGAGAAATTGGCTGCTGCGCAAGCAGTGGGCATTAAGCTCAAAGACTTGGTGCTCGACATCGGTCAAAAAGCAGGAGTGGATGGCCGTTTGTTTGGTTCTGTAACCAACCATGACATCGCTGATGCTCTGAAGGCTAAGGGCTTTGTGATTGAAAAAGCGTCCATTCGTATGCCTACTGGCCCATTGAAAATGGTTGGTGATCACCCTGTAGCGGTTGCTGTTCATACCGATGTAGTGGCTGATATCACTATCCGTGTAGTTGGTGAGCAAGCGTAA
- the rpsR gene encoding 30S ribosomal protein S18 codes for MAFGKKPDFKKKPAQNPLFKRKRYCRFTVGGVEQIDYKDVDTLKDFVGENAKITPARLTGTKAKYQRQLDTAIKRARFLALLPFSDQHKK; via the coding sequence ATGGCGTTTGGAAAAAAACCCGATTTCAAAAAGAAACCTGCCCAGAACCCACTGTTCAAGCGTAAGCGTTATTGCCGTTTCACTGTTGGTGGCGTTGAGCAGATTGACTACAAAGATGTCGATACATTAAAAGACTTTGTTGGTGAAAATGCTAAGATTACCCCTGCTCGTTTGACAGGTACAAAGGCAAAGTATCAGCGTCAGTTAGACACGGCTATCAAGCGTGCGCGTTTCCTGGCACTGTTGCCATTCTCTGATCAACACAAGAAATAA
- the priB gene encoding primosomal replication protein N produces MNHFTLTAFLVSKDAIRFTPAGIPVMHCQLEHSGEVNEVGSARRIQMNVEAIAIGPIQQGLEQMDLGAQAVFEGFLAPKTLRNQRLVFHITHIQLKN; encoded by the coding sequence TTGAATCATTTCACCCTCACTGCATTCTTGGTATCTAAAGACGCGATTCGATTCACCCCTGCAGGAATACCGGTGATGCATTGTCAGCTAGAACATAGCGGCGAAGTAAACGAGGTAGGATCAGCAAGGAGAATTCAGATGAATGTTGAAGCCATAGCGATTGGCCCTATACAACAGGGTTTAGAGCAAATGGATTTAGGAGCCCAGGCAGTGTTCGAAGGATTCTTAGCACCCAAGACTCTACGTAATCAAAGACTGGTTTTTCATATCACCCATATTCAATTGAAAAATTAA
- the rpsF gene encoding 30S ribosomal protein S6 codes for MRHYEIVFIVHPDQSEQVPAMIDRYKATLATAGGKVHRIEDWGRRQMAYMIDKLAKAHYVCMNIECDQKTLEELEHAFKFNDAVLRHLIIKTKKAETEPSIMMKEVQREEARKSAQTDAPAVTAAAAV; via the coding sequence ATGCGTCATTATGAAATCGTTTTTATCGTCCATCCGGACCAAAGCGAGCAAGTGCCCGCGATGATTGATCGCTACAAAGCGACGTTAGCAACTGCTGGCGGCAAAGTCCATCGCATTGAAGATTGGGGTCGTCGTCAGATGGCTTACATGATCGACAAGCTTGCTAAAGCCCACTACGTTTGCATGAATATTGAGTGCGACCAGAAAACTCTGGAAGAGCTCGAGCATGCGTTCAAATTTAACGATGCTGTTTTGCGTCACCTCATCATCAAGACAAAGAAAGCCGAAACAGAGCCTTCTATCATGATGAAAGAAGTGCAGCGTGAAGAAGCCCGTAAATCTGCTCAAACTGATGCTCCTGCAGTTACTGCAGCAGCGGCAGTCTAA